CCGGCAGCGAGAAGAAGATCGGCACGGGCAGGTCGAAGGGCAGGCCCGCCGTGTCCCGCGGCAGCAGGTTGGGTGGGGTGCGCACCGCCACCTGCACCTGCGCCGCACCGCCGACCTCGAGCTGGTGGGCGATCTCGAGCCCCGAGGAGCCCGCCCCGACCACGAGGACCCGGCGTCCGCGGTAGGGCCGGGCGTCACGGTAGGCGCTGGTGTGCACCACGCTCCCCCCGAAGGTCGTACCGCTGGCCCAGGTCGGCACGGCCGGGCGGTTCAGCGCGCCGGTCGCGACGACGACATGGGCCGCGGCCGGGCCCGGACCCTGACCCGTCGTCAGTGCCCAGCCACCGTCGACGGGGCTGATGCGGCGCACCTCCACCCCGGTGCGTACCCGCACCCCGCGCTGACGGGCGTAGTCCTCGAGATACCCCACGTACTGGTCCCGGGTCGGGAACCACCCGTAGTCCCGCGGGAAGGGGGCGCCGGGCAGCGCGGACCACCACCGGCTGGTGTTGAACCGCAGCCCCTCGTAGCGGCCCGCCCACGCGGCACCGAGACGGTGACCACGTTCCAGCACGCTCACCTCGACCCCCCTACGCCCCAGCTCGGCCGCCGTCGCCAGGCCCGCAGGGCCGCTCCCGATCACGATCACCTCGTCCATGCCTCCACCATGGGGCCACGCGGGACCGGTGCACCATCCCCCGAATAGGGGGTATCCGGGCAGCGGCCCTACAGTGTGGTGGTGCCGTCCCGAAGCCCGGCCACCAGGGCATCCCTCGCTGCGGACCGCCTGTGGGCTGAGGCAGACCGAAGAATCCTCGTTCTCGACGGCGGTTATGGTTCGATGCTTCAGCAGGTCGAGCTGTTCGAAGAGGACTTCCACGGGCCGGCCGACGACCCTGCGTGGGCCCCGCTGCGCGAGGTGACCCTCAAGGGCAACTTCGACCTGCTGGCACTGACCCGGCCGGACGTCCTGGCGGACGTGCACCGGTCATACCTCGAGGCGGGCGCCGACCTGCTGACGACCAACACCTTCACCTCGACCACCATCGCCCAGGCCGACTACGAGGCCGGGCACCTCGCCCGCTCGATGAACGTCGCCTCCGCCCGGGTCGCCCGGGAGGTCGCGGACGCGGTGGAGGCCGAGACCGGCCGGCCACGCTGGGTGGTCGGGACGCTGGGCCCGACCAACCGGACCGCGTCCCTGTCCCCCGACGTGGAGCGCCCGGAGTTCCGGGCCGTCACCTACGACCAGCTCCGCGAGGCGTACGCCGAGCAGGCCGAGGGGCTGCTCGAGGGCGGGGTGGACGTGCTCATGGTGGAGACCGTCTTCGACACCCTCAACGCCAAGGCCGCGCTGCACGCCGTCGGCGACGTCCTGGACGCCAGGGAGGCGCGAGGACTCGCCCGGGTCCCGGTCATGCTGTCCGGCACGATCACCGACGCCTCCGGGCGCACCCTGTCCGGGCAGACCCCGGAGGCCTTCGCGGTGTCCACCGAGCACGCCGACCTCGCCTCGGTCGGCCTCAACTGCGCGCTGGGCGCCGAGGAGATGCGCCCGCACCTGCGCGAGCTCGGCGCCGCGAGCACGGCGCTGACCTCAGTGCACCCGAACGCGGGCCTGCCCAACGCCTTCGGTGGCTACGACGACACGCCCGAGGACATGGCCGAGGTCCTCGGCGACATGGCCCGCGAGGGCCTGGTCAACATCGTCGGCGGCTGCTGCGGCACGACGCCCGAGCACATCCGCGCCATCGCCGCGGCGGTCGAGGGGGTCGAGCCGCGCCGCGCGCCCGGGCCCACGGCATACCTGCGCACGTCCGGCCTGGAGGCGTTCACCCTCACCCCGGACGTCAACTTCGTCAACGTCGGCGAGCGCACCAACATCACCGGCAGCCCGAAGTTCGCGCGGCACGTCCGGGAGGGCGACTGGGACGCCGCGGTGGCCGTCGCGCGCCAGCAGGTCGACGCCGGCGCCCAGATCGTCGACGTCAACGTCGACGAGGGCATGCTCGACGGCCCGGCGACGATGACCCACTTCCTCAACCTGCTGGCCGGGGAGCCGGACGTCGCCCGGGTGCCGGTGATGATCGACTCCTCCCGCTGGGAGGTGCTGGAGGCCGGGCTGCGGTGCATCCAGGGCAAGGGCGTGGTCAACAGCCTCTCGCTCAAGGACGGGGAGGCCGAGTTCCTCCGCCGGGCGGCGGTGGTGCGCCGCTACGGCGCGGCCGTC
This genomic window from Serinicoccus chungangensis contains:
- a CDS encoding flavin-containing monooxygenase is translated as MDEVIVIGSGPAGLATAAELGRRGVEVSVLERGHRLGAAWAGRYEGLRFNTSRWWSALPGAPFPRDYGWFPTRDQYVGYLEDYARQRGVRVRTGVEVRRISPVDGGWALTTGQGPGPAAAHVVVATGALNRPAVPTWASGTTFGGSVVHTSAYRDARPYRGRRVLVVGAGSSGLEIAHQLEVGGAAQVQVAVRTPPNLLPRDTAGLPFDLPVPIFFSLPVPLVDAMLRRAQRVIWGDLREYGLLPAPQGAVSGLLQRGAGTAIVDEETVQAIRNGRIQVVPGVERLDASGAVLVDGSTAEVDDVILATGYRTGLEPLVGHLDVLGARGLPRVVDGGEALPGLRFVGFVYRPGLTGYVGRLARRAAREIAATSPTAAVTARS